The DNA sequence GTCGAGGGGTACCACCTTGAGATAAGAGATCCCCTGAACACAGACGAGATCATAGACAAACTATGGGACGTGGACAAGAACCCCGCTCCCGCCGAGGAGGAAAAAGGACTTCTTTTCATAAAGCCCCTAGTTCCGCACACTACCCTCGATGAATATTTCAAGGACGAGAGAAGAACGAAAAACGCTTTTGACGACCAGGGATTTTTCAATTCGGATGACCTGTTTGCTGCGGGAACCGACGGGAGATACTACTTCATGGGCCGCTACAGCAGGATACGCGTGTCGGGAGAGAACGTTGATCCTGTGGCAGTGGCCGATGTCTCCGAGGAACATCCTTCAGTTCGGGAGGGGGTGGCCGTAGGCATTAGACTGCCCGACATATCGGATGACGAGATCAAGCTCAACCTGATACTTAAGGAAGGGGCGGATTTCGATCCTGTGGAATTCTGCGAGTGGATGGCCGAGAAGGTGATGGTGGCCATGGTTCCAAGGTTCATTGAAGTCTACGAGGAATATCCTCTCACCTCAACCCAAAAAATCGCGGTTTCGGAACTAAAGAGCATATCCGGTTCCACATGGGACAGGCACGAAAGCGGGCTCAAGCTAAGGTCAAGAAAGTGAGCCTGAGATAAAGTAGAGAAACGCTACGTAAATTATAAGCAGAAGAGCGCCTTTCTTTTTTCCGATCCTGTTTTTACTAATCTGGGTTTTTCCGATTAGTAACACGAAAAGAACTGTAAGCAGCATAAAAAATGTGAATTCGGATGTGTATCCGAACATATCCCGGTTTACCTCCTCTATGGGTCGGATAACCGCAACGAGACCCAAATACCCGAGATTAAAGAAATTGCTCCCTATTATGTTGCCAACGACTATATTCTGCTCTTTTCTCCACGCGGCCACGAGCGAAGCGGCAAGTTCCGGAAGTGAAGTTCCGAAGGCAACTGCCACGACTCCTATGAAAAGTTCGCTTATCCCGAGCTGTTCGGCGATATCTATTGCGCTACTAACCAAAAGATGGGCGCTGACAGCCAGAAGCACTGAACCCGAGACTACGTAAAGAAGGAGCTTCCACCCGCCATCATCTGGTGATACGGAAGAAGCCTCGTTTTCTTCTGTGGATTTTCCGTAGGGGATAACCAAAAGGACGGCAAGTAGAAAAAACAACAGTATTCCTTCACCTCTTCTGAGAGAGAATTCCGTGAGGCTGAGGCCGAAAGCGGCAAAAGTCATAAGCCCCATAAAAACAAGCGGAAGCCACTGCTCTTTCCACGCTTCTCTGCCTATCGCTATTGGACTTATAA is a window from the Candidatus Dadabacteria bacterium genome containing:
- a CDS encoding sodium:calcium antiporter, with the translated sequence PEFMVSLVAVIEGSSDIAVGNMVGSNIANIGLIFGLTVLISPIAIGREAWKEQWLPLVFMGLMTFAAFGLSLTEFSLRRGEGILLFFLLAVLLVIPYGKSTEENEASSVSPDDGGWKLLLYVVSGSVLLAVSAHLLVSSAIDIAEQLGISELFIGVVAVAFGTSLPELAASLVAAWRKEQNIVVGNIIGSNFFNLGYLGLVAVIRPIEEVNRDMFGYTSEFTFFMLLTVLFVLLIGKTQISKNRIGKKKGALLLIIYVAFLYFISGSLS